TCGTATTTCAAAGCCCATTGTCTGGCTATCCTTGACGAAGTCGCCAAGACGGGTCTGCCGCTTATCGTCACCAAACGAGGGAAACCGCTCGCCAAACTTGTTCCGCTCGATTCTGCCGAGCCTCCGAACCTGCTCGGCAGTGTACGCTACAAACGCGAGCAAGACTTGCTGTCTCCCGTTAGCGAGTCCTGGGAAGTCGAGCAGTGATTGTCCTCGACACCCACGCCTGGATTTGGTGGGTGAGTGATCCGGCTAAGCTGTCTCAAAAAGCACAGACTACAATCACCGACGCAACGACGATAGGCATCTGCCCGATCAGCTGCTGGGAAATTGCCACAAAGGTTGCGCAGGGCAAGCTGACGCTTGACCGAGAGGTTCGTGTCTGGATGCGGCAAGCTTTGGCCCGTCCCGGTGTGACGCTTGTGACGCTGTCTGCCGATATCGCTATCACGGCCGGGCAACTCGGCCAGCACGGCTTTCACGGAGACCCTGCTGACCGACTGATTGTGTCGAGCGCTCTGCAGCACGGGGCTGAATTAGTCACCAAAGATAGACATATCCGAGCATTTCCGCTCATCCGAACAGTCTGGTGACACTCTGGGTTATTTGAACAAGAGCAGGCCCAGCAGGGCGACCGCGAAATAGGCGGCAATTACCGCCGCTCCGCCATAGTCCTGGGCCAGCCGCTGGCCAAAGAAGAGACTCAGCAAGGCCAGGGTGGCAACAATAATGCCCCACACCGCCAGGCCACCGCCCAGGCCGAACAGGACTTGCACAGCCCCGATGGCGCACAGGATCCCGGCCGCCGACTCGACGACCGTGATCGCCCAGAACATCGGCGTCACCGTTCCGGCCAGGGGACTCTTGGAAAAATGGCCGGTCAGAAACTCGAGGTTGCCCGCACTGTCCATCCACTTATCGGCTGCGGATTGCAGAAAAGCCACGGCAAAAAACGCGGTGACGGCGAACTGTCCAAACCACACGGGATCCATGCTGTCCTCCTTTTTCTCCTCTTTCTCCTCAGAACCGGCTCAGCCGTGTCAGCACCTCAGACAGGCAAGCCTCATACGCGCCGGCCTCGGGATAGCCCGGCGCCGGGGCGATGCCCTGGGCCTGCTTGGCACACTCGAAATTGAACACCCGCAGCAACCACAGCACCTCATACAACGCAAAGGCCAAAGACTCAACGATGGCCCGCCCGGCGTCGCCGTAGCCCTCGACAAAAGCCCCGAACAGCGTCGCCTGGGGGGACAGCAGACCGGCGGTGTTCTTGGCCGTCCAGTACTTCATCTTCACAAAGTCCAGGGCTGGCGCGTCAACCACGGCGTTGTCCCAGTCGATGATGGCGGTCAGCCGGCCGTCCGCAGTCAGGATATTGCCGGGCGAAAAATCGTTATGCACCAGGCACGGCCTCACCTCCAGGGTGTCGGGCAGACGCAGCCCGGCCGCAGCCTCGGCAAGCCTTGCCGGCAGGTGGCGGCGGGCGGCGTCGAGTTCTTTGCCGAGGGCCTGAGGAAAGCGTTCGGCCCAGGCCAGCGGCTTCTTTCCAACAGACGGAAAATCGGCATACCAGGCCTCAAATCGAACGGTGTGAATCTGGGCCAGGGCTCGGCCGGCGGCACGGTACAGGTGTGGGGCCGGCGTGTCCCAGAGGGGCGCGCCGTCTACCCAGTCGTATACACAGTAGGGGTGGGCCAGGATCTGCCGGGTCCAGTCGTAGTAGCGCAGCCGGGGCAGAACGGCTGTCGCGCTGTCAAGTGCGCCGCACCGGGCGGTCAACAGGCTGTCGAACAGCCGGACGATGGCAGCGTCGGTAGGCGGCCGCGCACCGGGCTTGAGCAGTGCGGCGACAAGAGCCTCTTTGACCAGGTCCGGCTCGTAGCGGTAGACCTGCTCCTGGGTCCGAAGCCGCAGCCCGTACAGCCGACCTTGACACTCGACCTTGACAATCGTGTTGATATTGCCGGACAGGACGGCGTGGACGTGCAGGGGCGGCCGTCCCGACAGTTGGGCAAAGACGCGCTCCAGCTGCCGGCTGGAAAAGGGCCGGGCTGCGGACGCATCGACCATCAGCGCACCGCAGCCAGCACCAGAGCCGAGTCGTAGTGCTGCTGCTCAATGTCACGCTGGACGACCGCGCTGAAGTGGTCCAAGCGCGCGGCGTCGAGTCCGCACGCGTGTGGATGAAGCGTTTCGAGTTGCGCCATAGCCCGTCCCTCCTTAAGTCTGTTCCGGCCGGTGTCTCAGTCGTGCGGCCGGCTGGCGATCGACGAAGACAGCAGCCCGCCGTCCACCAGCAGGGTTTGTCCCCGAATAAAGTCGGCGTCTTCAGAGCACAGAAAGGCCGTCACCGCAGCGATGTCTTCGGGCCGCCCTACCCGGCCGGCCGCCGTATTGGGGATCACATCGCGTTCGTACTCGGCGTAGGCCGCGTCCCCGCCGGCATACATCTTCGACGAGTCGGTTTCGATCAGGCCGGGATTGATGCCGTTGACCGCGATACCGTGGGGCCCGAGTTCGTGGGCCAGATACATGGTCATGTTTTCCAGGGCGGCCTTGGCCGCGCCGAGCAGCCCGTGTCCGGACAGCATACGCAGGGAGTCAATGCCCGAGACGGTCACGATCCTGGCCGCCCGACCGCGCATCAGCGGCACGGCCTCCTGGACCGCCAGCAGCGAGCCGCTGATCGTCAACCCGAACGTCCGCATCACATTGTGTTCTTTTTGCTGGAGCAGGGGTCGAAAGGCCGTGGCGGCGGCGCTGACGACCAGGATGTCGAGATGCCCATAGCGCTCCTTGACCTGTCGGAACATGGCCCGCACAGCCTCGCCGTCGCTCATGTCGGCCTGCACCGCCAGTGCCTGTGAGCCGAGCCGCTCGATTGCCTCAACCACCGCCTGAGCCTGCTCGGTGTTGCGGCGGTAATTGACCACAATCCGGGCGCCTTCCTCGGCCAGCCGCAGGGCGATCGCCCGGCCGATGCCGCGCGACGAGCCGCTGATCAGGGCGACCTTGTCTGTAAAGCGCATACGCCCTCCTCAGCCGGCCATGGTCAGGCCGCCGCTCACCGACAAGACCTGGCCGGTCACGAAGTCGGCGTCCGGCGAGGCAAAAAAGGCCACCGCGTTGGCGATCTCCTCGGGCTGGCCCAGGCGTCGGAAGGGCACCGCCCGGGTCATGGCCTCGATCACCCGCGCGCCGCGCTCACCCGCGGTGACCTGCTGGAGCAGCGCCGTGTCGGTCGGGCCGGGGCAGACGACGTTGACGTTGACCTGCGAGCGGGCCAGCTCGCGGGCCAGGGTTTTGGAAAAGCCGATAATGCCGGCCTTACACGCCGAGTAGACGGCCTCGCCGGTCGAGCCGACCCGTCCGGCGTCCGAGCTGATCGAGATGATCTTGCCCTGCTTGCGCTCCATCATCTGCGGCGCAACCGTATGACAGAAGTTGATCGGGCCGCGCAGATTAATCGCAATGACCTTGTCCCAGGTCTCGGGGCTGCTCTCGACAAACGGTTCGATTTTGTCCCAGCCGGCATTGTTGACCAGAATGTCGATCTGTCCCCAGCTGTCGGTGACGTGTTGGACACAGGCCCGAACCTGGTCGAGTTGGGTCACGTCGGTGGGCACGGCCTGAGCCTGGCCGCCTGCGGCGGTGATCTCCGTGGCGGTCTGCCGGGCCTCGTCCTCCAGGATATCGGCAATCGCCACCCGGGCGCCTTCTTCGGCCAGTCGGCGGCTGATCGCCCGGCCAATGCCCCGGCTGCCGCCCGTTACCAGGGCGACTTTGTCTGTGATGCGCATCTCTTCCTCCACGGCTTCATGAAAAAGCGGCACCATCCTACCGCAAGGGTTGCTCTATCAGCAATGCACCCCGGACAGATCTTCTTTGCCTACCTTGCTTTTCCCTCCTTGAGCAGGTACTCAGAACGTGGTTTCATGCCGAGGCAGCGAGAGAACTCTCTGCCTAATAGGGATACAGGCAGGGGCAGCGACGTTATGGATGTAGCGCAAGTCCTGGGCTATGAAGGTTCTCCAAACTTTCTTTCGAAGGATGAGGATTTTCCCCACTCCCAGCTAGGATATGTTCTCCGTAAGGCCAGAGAAGAGTGCGGCTTGCAAGGAGTCTATGTTCTCGGGAATGAGACTGGCAATATGCCGACCATCCCCATTGTCTATTTTTGCAAATCCTCTTCGGAATCCGAAGCAGCTCAGATTCACCGACGGATCTGGAACCAGGGACTTGTCCCCTTCGTCTTGGTCCAGACCCCTCAGTGCATCAGACTCTACTCTGGTTTCCACTACAGCCCCCCTGCTGCTGAACAGCAAGAGGAGGGCGTACTCAAAGCAGCCGTTGCCTTCAACAAAGTATCCGATCAGTTAG
This region of Desulfurellaceae bacterium genomic DNA includes:
- a CDS encoding type II toxin-antitoxin system Phd/YefM family antitoxin, which encodes MAETVKNVSASYFKAHCLAILDEVAKTGLPLIVTKRGKPLAKLVPLDSAEPPNLLGSVRYKREQDLLSPVSESWEVEQ
- a CDS encoding type II toxin-antitoxin system VapC family toxin; its protein translation is MIVLDTHAWIWWVSDPAKLSQKAQTTITDATTIGICPISCWEIATKVAQGKLTLDREVRVWMRQALARPGVTLVTLSADIAITAGQLGQHGFHGDPADRLIVSSALQHGAELVTKDRHIRAFPLIRTVW
- a CDS encoding phosphotransferase, giving the protein MVDASAARPFSSRQLERVFAQLSGRPPLHVHAVLSGNINTIVKVECQGRLYGLRLRTQEQVYRYEPDLVKEALVAALLKPGARPPTDAAIVRLFDSLLTARCGALDSATAVLPRLRYYDWTRQILAHPYCVYDWVDGAPLWDTPAPHLYRAAGRALAQIHTVRFEAWYADFPSVGKKPLAWAERFPQALGKELDAARRHLPARLAEAAAGLRLPDTLEVRPCLVHNDFSPGNILTADGRLTAIIDWDNAVVDAPALDFVKMKYWTAKNTAGLLSPQATLFGAFVEGYGDAGRAIVESLAFALYEVLWLLRVFNFECAKQAQGIAPAPGYPEAGAYEACLSEVLTRLSRF
- a CDS encoding SDR family oxidoreductase, coding for MRFTDKVALISGSSRGIGRAIALRLAEEGARIVVNYRRNTEQAQAVVEAIERLGSQALAVQADMSDGEAVRAMFRQVKERYGHLDILVVSAAATAFRPLLQQKEHNVMRTFGLTISGSLLAVQEAVPLMRGRAARIVTVSGIDSLRMLSGHGLLGAAKAALENMTMYLAHELGPHGIAVNGINPGLIETDSSKMYAGGDAAYAEYERDVIPNTAAGRVGRPEDIAAVTAFLCSEDADFIRGQTLLVDGGLLSSSIASRPHD
- a CDS encoding glucose 1-dehydrogenase, with product MRITDKVALVTGGSRGIGRAISRRLAEEGARVAIADILEDEARQTATEITAAGGQAQAVPTDVTQLDQVRACVQHVTDSWGQIDILVNNAGWDKIEPFVESSPETWDKVIAINLRGPINFCHTVAPQMMERKQGKIISISSDAGRVGSTGEAVYSACKAGIIGFSKTLARELARSQVNVNVVCPGPTDTALLQQVTAGERGARVIEAMTRAVPFRRLGQPEEIANAVAFFASPDADFVTGQVLSVSGGLTMAG